Proteins encoded in a region of the Zea mays cultivar B73 chromosome 2, Zm-B73-REFERENCE-NAM-5.0, whole genome shotgun sequence genome:
- the LOC103646245 gene encoding transcription factor IIIB 70 kDa subunit, with the protein MGFEGLINDSMPPKDPEEGGENCEGNADPESLSDIDDAEADGYLHNEEETQYKKIIWEEMNKEYLEEQAAKEALAAELAATGIDPEAGKKVRNNFGQQNFLFNFGN; encoded by the exons ATGGGATTTGAGGGACTCATAAATGACTCTATGCCACCCAAGGATCCTGAAGAGGGAG GTGAAAATTGTGAAGGCAATGCAGATCCAGAAAGCCTTTCTGACATTGACGATGCAGAG GCTGATGGGTACCTTcacaatgaggaagaaacacaatATAAAAAGATTATCTGGGAGGAAATGAACAAAGAGTACCTTGAG GAACAAGCAGCCAAGGAAGCTTTGGCAGCTGAATTGGCAGCTACAGGGATTGATCCAGAAGCGGGAAAGAAAGTAAGGAACAATTTTGGGCAACAAAACTTCCTGTTTAACTTTGGCAACTGA